The genomic DNA CCCAGGTAGCCAGGCTTGCAGTGCATTCTGGTCGCGGTAGTCAACTAAAGCTTGACAATAGGCCTCTAGACTTTCACTAGCCAGTATTCTGCTTGTTTAGGATGGTTTCTACTAAAACTGAACCCAGCTCTTGTTAAAGCTTTTCAAATGAAATTGTTTGGTCATTAacttgttgtgtttgtgtgtgtgtgtgtgtgtgtgtgtgtgtgtgtgtgtgtgtgtgtgtgtgtgtgtgtgtgtgtgtgtgtgtgtgtgtgtgtgtgtgtgtgtgtgtgtgtgtgtgtgtgtgtgcgtgtgtatgcctgtgtgtgtgtgttgtcagagtATCGTCGTGATGGTGTGGTGACTCCAGATAGCTCTCGGTCTCGTCTCAGTCTGCTCCTCCAGTCTCCCAGCGCTAAGTTCCTGACCAGCCCTGACTTCTTCACCTTGCTGCATTCCAACCCTGtatgtttctcacacacacacacacacacacacacacacacacacacacacacacacacacacacacacacacacacctagatccCCCCTTACTGCTCGATCAGTTCATTTCTATGACCTATATTTCTActattacagtactgtagctatatttACCTCACACTGTAACATCAGTCATTCATCACTTTACAATactacccttctctcctcttcctcttcctcttcctctcctctactctactatactcttcTCAACTCTCCCAccgtcctccctcccttctcctccacgtcctctccctttctctcctcttctcttctctcttcctctccactcctcccctctccacttctcccctctccacttctctcccaccctcctctcctcccctcttctctccactcccaccctcctccccctcctctcccctcttctcttctctcctcttctctcccaccctcctattctctcctctccccctcctcccatctcctctcctattttctcctctcccaccttcttctccctcttctctcctctcccaccctcctcccctctacaatcctctccccttctctcctctgctctcccaccttcttctccctcttctctcttctcccaccctcctcccctctacaatcctctccccttctcttctctcctctcctctcccaccttcttctccctcttctctcttctcccaccctcctcccctctataatcctctccccttctctcctctcctctccccttctctcctctcctctcccaccttcttctccctcttctctcttctcccaccctcctcccctctacaatcctctccctttctctcctctctcctctcctctcctctcctcccttctctcctcctctcccaccttcttctccctcttctctctcttcctcctgaccctcctcctctacaatcctctctcccttctctcctctccttcctctccctctctctcccttctctcctctcctcctctcccaccttcttctccctcttctcttctcccaccctcctcccctctacaatcctccccttctctcctctgctctcgcaccttcctctccctctcctctcccactctcttctcctcttctcttgttctCTCCCCAGAGTGCCTACCGCATGTTTACAGGTAACACCTGCCTGAAACACATGATCAGTAAGGTGCGTCGGGACACGCATCACTATGAGCGCTACCAGCACAACAGAGACCTGGTGGTTTTCCTCAACATGTTCTCCAACAAACAGCTGAGCTGCCCGTGGCTGGGAGCTGAAACGACGACCACTGGcaaggtacagacagacagacagacagacagacagacagacagacaggtatcgAGGGCGCTCTTTtcttttctcctcctccatctctaactctctctgtctctctctctactcttctctctctctctctgtctctctctgtacctctctctactcttctctctctatgtttctctctatctctctgtctctctttctgtctctctactattctctatctctatctgtatACATGggtccctctctctactcttttctctctctcactgtccctcttctctactaacattctatatatatatctgatc from Oncorhynchus nerka isolate Pitt River unplaced genomic scaffold, Oner_Uvic_2.0 unplaced_scaffold_5717, whole genome shotgun sequence includes the following:
- the LOC135566340 gene encoding E3 ubiquitin-protein ligase HECW2-like, with amino-acid sequence ATGQVNGHQSVRSLPSVRHDMGRYQRVDEPLPPNWEARIDSHSRVFYVDHVNRTTTWQRPTAPPAPQLLQRSNSIQQMEQLNRRYQSIRRTMTNERTAEELTAPPEVPTDDTDHHTIPEYRRDGVVTPDSSRSRLSLLLQSPSAKFLTSPDFFTLLHSNPSAYRMFTGNTCLKHMISKVRRDTHHYERYQHNRDLVVFLNMFSNKQLSCPWLGAETTTTGKVQTDRQTDRQTDRQVSRALFSFLLLHL